The following proteins come from a genomic window of Gemmatimonadota bacterium:
- the menD gene encoding 2-succinyl-5-enolpyruvyl-6-hydroxy-3-cyclohexene-1-carboxylic-acid synthase — protein sequence MSWANRNQLWAQVLVDELARAGVRHVCVAPGSRSTPLVLAAAARGDLHLHVHLDERSAGFFALGLAKASGVAAVVITTSGTAVANLLPAVVEASQSETPLLLVTADRPVVLRGADANQAIDQVRIFGGYARWFWECPEPRASERTLKHLRQVASRAVAASGQPEPGPVHLNVPFSKPLEPTPVPGDVPDDVQERWPLAVQGRDGGAPYTRVRRARPALDQESLKALATAVSRSSRGLLVAGPASDDARSRAAAERAAAITDFPLLADPLSGARRASVLAPTVIGGYDLFLRSPAVRSALSPDLIVRIGASPTSQPLLDWLESLDVPHLVIDSGSRWKDHMAVATEVLRADPLEAMDALAGALGGGWGHSGWNERWRRADQAAGAVLAQALAEEPFEGRIAHDLAEALPEGATLFVSNSMPIRDVDAFVAPKARALRILGNRGASGIDGIVSTALGVAREAGGPCAALLGDLAFAHDMNGLLAAREQDLQLVLVVVHNDGGGIFHRLPIRTHEPEFTRYFATPHGLDFRHAAALYDLPFSEVRADAMGIAVQDALAAGGVRILQVRSDRDANDRRQRDVAAAVQAAVERALSQQPS from the coding sequence ATGAGTTGGGCGAATCGCAACCAGCTCTGGGCCCAGGTGCTGGTGGACGAGCTCGCCCGTGCGGGTGTGCGCCACGTCTGCGTCGCGCCCGGCTCGCGCTCGACGCCCCTGGTACTCGCTGCGGCCGCCCGCGGTGACCTGCACCTCCACGTCCACCTGGACGAACGCTCCGCGGGCTTCTTCGCGTTGGGGCTGGCCAAGGCGAGCGGTGTCGCGGCGGTGGTCATCACCACCTCCGGCACTGCGGTGGCCAATCTGCTCCCTGCCGTGGTGGAGGCTTCGCAATCCGAAACGCCGCTGCTCCTGGTCACTGCAGATCGGCCCGTGGTGCTGCGGGGTGCCGACGCCAACCAGGCCATCGATCAGGTGCGGATCTTCGGAGGCTATGCGCGCTGGTTCTGGGAATGTCCGGAGCCCCGGGCCTCCGAGCGGACGCTCAAGCACCTGCGCCAGGTGGCCTCGCGCGCGGTGGCCGCCTCGGGGCAGCCCGAGCCGGGGCCGGTCCATCTCAACGTGCCGTTCTCGAAGCCGCTGGAGCCGACACCGGTACCGGGAGACGTGCCGGACGATGTGCAGGAGCGCTGGCCGCTGGCCGTGCAGGGTCGGGACGGTGGGGCGCCCTACACCCGGGTGCGACGGGCCCGGCCGGCGTTGGACCAGGAAAGCCTCAAGGCGCTGGCCACGGCGGTCAGTCGATCCTCGCGCGGGCTCCTGGTGGCAGGGCCGGCCAGTGACGATGCACGCAGCCGCGCCGCGGCCGAGCGTGCAGCCGCCATCACCGATTTTCCGTTGCTTGCCGACCCGTTGTCGGGGGCACGGCGGGCGTCCGTGCTCGCGCCCACCGTGATCGGCGGCTACGACCTGTTTCTGCGCAGCCCGGCCGTTCGCAGCGCCCTCTCTCCCGATCTGATCGTGAGGATCGGCGCCAGCCCCACTTCACAGCCCCTCCTCGACTGGCTCGAGTCGTTGGACGTGCCGCATCTCGTCATCGACTCCGGCTCGCGTTGGAAGGACCACATGGCCGTGGCCACCGAGGTGCTGCGTGCCGATCCGCTGGAGGCTATGGACGCGTTGGCCGGGGCCCTCGGCGGCGGGTGGGGGCACTCGGGCTGGAACGAGCGCTGGAGGCGAGCCGATCAGGCCGCCGGGGCGGTCCTGGCGCAGGCGCTAGCCGAAGAGCCCTTCGAGGGGCGCATCGCTCACGACCTGGCAGAGGCCCTGCCGGAGGGCGCTACGCTCTTCGTCTCCAACAGCATGCCGATCCGCGACGTCGACGCGTTCGTGGCGCCGAAGGCGCGCGCGCTCCGCATCCTGGGCAATCGAGGGGCGAGTGGCATCGACGGCATCGTCTCCACCGCCCTGGGTGTGGCCCGCGAAGCCGGCGGGCCCTGCGCGGCCCTCCTGGGTGATCTTGCCTTCGCCCACGACATGAACGGGCTGCTGGCGGCGCGGGAACAGGATCTTCAACTGGTGCTGGTGGTGGTGCACAACGACGGGGGCGGCATTTTCCACCGGTTGCCCATCCGCACGCACGAACCGGAGTTCACACGCTACTTCGCCACCCCGCACGGACTGGACTTCCGCCACGCGGCCGCACTGTACGATCTTCCCTTTTCCGAGGTCAGGGCGGACGCCATGGGGATCGCGGTGCAGGACGCGCTGGCGGCCGGCGGCGTCCGTATCCTGCAGGTTCGAAGCGACCGCGATGCCAACGACCGCAGACAGCGGGACGTGGCCGCCGCCGTCCAGGCCGCGGTCGAACGCGCACTGTCCCAACAACCATCCTGA
- a CDS encoding isochorismate synthase, with product MSELDPSLLVTAPPGEEPEAVTPILVSESLRVVRASPWALLSRFSGRPRGFWGRGGGWVAHGGLAWDWTCAEPSRVGRLRTALRALGADDPVGDQDLRLFGGFSFSRHGASDPRWSAFPSARFQVPQVELRTDGEAYRLIARARLTAGQDERPVRAGLRDELAALEAALADEPAASPCASAPVAWSAAPETQASFAAWTRNVRMALEAIQGGRFRKVVLARSVSVDPYRGVDALTATRRLYAPGSEARVFLFEPEPGRALLGASPETLARVHDGEAHATAVAGSIARGADDTADREARARLSASDKDLREHGFVVRDMIERLQALGADVSADGEPHILTLPNIHHLETRIRARLPERVSVLDLIERLHPTPAVCGQPRDAALEFIENQEGFDRGWYGAPVGWLDLRGNGVTAPALRCALLERGRCHLFAGAGIVEGSDPTREWEETQLKLETAGRALAGSA from the coding sequence GTGTCGGAACTCGACCCCTCCCTGCTCGTCACGGCACCCCCGGGCGAAGAGCCCGAGGCCGTGACTCCCATTCTGGTTTCCGAGTCGCTACGAGTGGTGCGCGCCTCGCCCTGGGCGCTGCTCAGCCGCTTCAGCGGGAGGCCCCGGGGCTTTTGGGGACGAGGGGGCGGATGGGTTGCCCACGGCGGTCTCGCCTGGGATTGGACCTGCGCGGAGCCGTCCCGGGTCGGACGACTCCGGACGGCGCTGCGCGCGCTCGGGGCCGACGATCCGGTCGGTGACCAGGACCTGCGACTGTTCGGCGGCTTCTCCTTCTCCCGCCATGGAGCGAGCGATCCCCGCTGGTCGGCGTTTCCGTCCGCGCGCTTCCAGGTGCCGCAGGTCGAGCTACGCACAGACGGGGAAGCCTATCGGCTCATCGCGCGAGCGCGGCTGACCGCCGGCCAGGACGAGCGGCCCGTGCGCGCCGGGCTGAGAGATGAACTCGCCGCGCTGGAGGCCGCGCTCGCAGACGAGCCTGCCGCTTCTCCCTGCGCCTCCGCGCCGGTCGCCTGGAGCGCGGCGCCCGAAACCCAAGCCTCCTTCGCCGCCTGGACCCGCAACGTCCGCATGGCGCTGGAGGCGATCCAGGGTGGGCGATTCCGCAAGGTGGTGCTGGCCCGTTCCGTCAGCGTGGACCCCTACAGGGGCGTCGACGCGCTCACCGCGACCCGGCGCCTCTACGCGCCCGGCTCCGAGGCGCGCGTTTTCCTGTTCGAACCGGAGCCTGGTCGTGCCCTGCTCGGCGCATCGCCGGAGACGCTCGCCCGGGTGCACGATGGCGAGGCCCACGCGACCGCCGTGGCGGGGTCGATCGCACGGGGGGCTGACGACACCGCCGATCGTGAAGCGCGCGCGCGCCTGTCCGCGAGCGACAAGGACCTGCGAGAACACGGGTTCGTGGTGCGCGACATGATCGAGCGCCTGCAGGCGCTCGGAGCGGACGTGAGTGCCGATGGCGAGCCGCACATCCTGACTCTCCCCAACATCCACCACCTGGAAACGCGCATCCGCGCCCGCCTACCGGAGCGGGTGAGCGTGCTCGATCTGATCGAGCGCCTGCATCCGACGCCAGCGGTGTGCGGGCAGCCCCGTGATGCTGCGCTCGAGTTCATCGAGAACCAGGAAGGGTTCGATCGAGGGTGGTATGGTGCGCCCGTGGGATGGCTCGACCTGCGCGGCAACGGCGTGACCGCTCCTGCGCTGCGCTGCGCGTTGCTGGAGCGAGGCCGCTGTCATCTCTTCGCCGGGGCCGGCATCGTGGAGGGCTCCGACCCCACGCGCGAGTGGGAGGAGACGCAACTCAAGTTGGAGACGGCGGGGCGCGCGCTGGCGGGAAGCGCATGA
- a CDS encoding fibronectin type III domain-containing protein yields MLRRVSYRFAWLGVVSATVFSACDDVSVNTLPVSSIEIAPRSVEIAVGEVVQLTATAYSGDGSAVSGPALNWSSSDPAVASVDASGRVTGLAPGTVAVTATGSGVAGSAAVSIGLPAQVALSDADVQFSAVEGGADPADERIGVDNRGGVTLNDLVVDVIYQSGASAWLDATLASSTAPTVLTLSPRVAGLTVGTYGARVTVRSDRSGSSQDIAVTLTVAPPSPDIRVDPDSLTLGGRPTATGSVQVRNAGAGVLDGLAASVRYPSGSPSGWLTPNLSSPTAPTSLGLVADGRTLVPGSYRAEVLVSSSRPGVATRILDVVYVVDSLPPSIEVTPAAVTLVAVQGQGSAPSTSVSVRNGGDGVLTGLGTAVSYGPGQPTGWLTSTLSATAAPATLTLTAATAALAPGRYDASVEIRGSAANSPRFVAVTLTVQPPTGTPPAAPSALVASATSGTEVQLGWTDNANNETSQEVERSDDGGASWSTVATLPLDQTTYGDSGLTAGATYLYRVRACNGLGCSAFSNTATVTTPAPANVPNAPTGLTATPVSSTEVDLRWTDASTNESRFEVERRVAGGPWTQVANLTPNTQSYRDSGLLPGEPHEWQVRACNPSGCSGWVGVAVTMPPSPPSNLVVTGATSSQVDLQWVDNSTNETQFAVQRLTGSGWQTMATLPPNTTTWSDVTVSSRTVYFYRVAACAPVWCIVSNTVSVLTP; encoded by the coding sequence TTGCTTCGCAGGGTTTCCTACCGGTTCGCGTGGCTGGGCGTCGTGTCGGCCACCGTCTTCTCCGCGTGCGACGACGTTTCGGTCAACACCCTTCCGGTGAGTTCGATCGAGATCGCGCCTCGGTCCGTCGAGATCGCGGTTGGCGAGGTGGTGCAGCTCACTGCCACCGCGTATTCGGGAGACGGGTCGGCGGTGTCCGGACCGGCCCTGAATTGGAGCTCCAGCGATCCGGCCGTCGCCAGTGTGGATGCCAGCGGTCGCGTGACCGGGTTGGCGCCGGGGACCGTTGCGGTCACGGCGACCGGATCCGGAGTGGCGGGATCCGCGGCGGTATCGATCGGACTTCCCGCGCAGGTCGCACTCTCGGACGCGGATGTCCAGTTCAGCGCGGTGGAGGGAGGGGCCGATCCAGCCGATGAGCGGATCGGAGTGGACAACCGGGGCGGGGTCACGCTGAACGACCTGGTCGTCGATGTCATCTACCAAAGCGGTGCCAGCGCTTGGCTGGACGCAACGCTCGCGTCCAGCACGGCGCCCACCGTGCTCACGCTCTCACCGCGCGTGGCGGGTCTCACCGTGGGGACCTACGGAGCGCGCGTGACGGTCCGCTCGGACCGGAGCGGCTCCAGTCAGGACATCGCCGTCACGCTCACGGTGGCGCCGCCCAGTCCCGACATCCGAGTCGACCCCGACTCGCTGACCCTGGGTGGCCGACCCACGGCCACGGGCTCCGTGCAGGTACGCAACGCCGGCGCCGGTGTGCTGGATGGACTGGCTGCCAGCGTCCGCTATCCGAGCGGGAGCCCTTCGGGATGGCTCACCCCCAATCTCAGCTCCCCCACCGCGCCGACCTCGCTCGGGTTGGTGGCGGACGGGCGGACGCTGGTGCCCGGGAGCTACCGGGCCGAGGTCTTGGTATCGTCGTCCCGGCCCGGGGTCGCCACCCGCATCCTCGACGTGGTCTACGTCGTCGACTCGCTGCCGCCCTCGATCGAGGTGACGCCCGCGGCCGTGACCCTGGTCGCTGTGCAGGGGCAGGGAAGCGCGCCCTCCACGTCCGTCTCCGTGCGCAATGGCGGGGACGGCGTATTGACCGGGTTGGGAACGGCCGTGAGCTACGGACCCGGTCAACCGACGGGGTGGCTGACCTCCACGCTCTCCGCGACGGCCGCACCGGCCACCTTGACGCTCACCGCAGCGACGGCTGCACTGGCGCCCGGTCGCTACGATGCCTCGGTCGAGATACGGGGCAGTGCGGCCAACAGCCCCCGGTTCGTGGCGGTGACCTTGACCGTACAGCCGCCCACCGGCACGCCGCCCGCGGCCCCGTCTGCGCTCGTCGCCAGCGCGACCAGCGGCACCGAGGTGCAGCTGGGCTGGACCGACAACGCCAACAACGAGACGAGCCAGGAGGTCGAGCGCAGTGACGACGGCGGGGCCAGCTGGAGCACGGTTGCCACGCTGCCGCTCGATCAAACGACCTACGGCGACTCCGGGCTGACCGCGGGGGCCACCTATCTCTACCGGGTCCGTGCCTGCAACGGGCTGGGCTGCTCCGCCTTCTCCAACACCGCGACGGTGACGACGCCCGCCCCCGCCAACGTGCCCAACGCGCCCACGGGTCTGACCGCGACGCCCGTGTCCTCGACGGAAGTGGATCTCCGGTGGACGGATGCGAGTACGAACGAGTCCCGATTCGAGGTGGAGCGGCGTGTGGCCGGGGGCCCCTGGACCCAGGTGGCGAACCTGACGCCGAACACCCAGAGTTATCGGGACTCCGGGCTCCTGCCCGGGGAGCCGCACGAGTGGCAGGTCCGGGCCTGCAACCCGAGCGGCTGCTCGGGTTGGGTCGGCGTAGCGGTCACCATGCCGCCGAGCCCCCCCTCGAATCTCGTCGTGACCGGCGCCACCAGCAGCCAGGTGGATCTGCAGTGGGTGGACAACAGCACCAACGAGACGCAGTTCGCAGTGCAGCGACTGACCGGCTCGGGATGGCAGACGATGGCGACGCTGCCGCCGAATACGACGACGTGGTCGGACGTCACCGTGAGTTCGCGCACGGTGTATTTCTACCGCGTCGCCGCCTGTGCTCCCGTGTGGTGTATCGTATCCAACACCGTCTCCGTCCTCACACCCTGA
- a CDS encoding 1,4-dihydroxy-2-naphthoate polyprenyltransferase, with amino-acid sequence MPSLGLWIQASRPKTLTAALAPVWIGIGYALWQGQFRPLPALAALVGAILIQIGTNLANDYYDHERGGDTSARVGPQRVTQAGLIPPAAVRRAAFLTFGAALLVGIYLVGVGGLPILVIGVLSLLSGWAYTGGPFPLAYNGLGDLFVLIFFGPVAVGGTYWVQALEWRGDLLLAGLAVGALSTAILAANNLRDLATDRTAGKRTLPVLLGRSAGRAEYLVMVGAGVLALPIGVWLYGWPRWVLVGLAVVAALARPLRLVLLEEDARALLPALPLTARATGLFGILVGLAFAGAAL; translated from the coding sequence ATGCCCTCGCTCGGGCTGTGGATCCAGGCCTCCCGTCCCAAGACCCTGACCGCAGCCTTGGCGCCCGTCTGGATCGGGATCGGCTATGCACTGTGGCAGGGCCAGTTCCGGCCCCTGCCGGCGTTGGCGGCGCTGGTCGGTGCCATCCTGATCCAGATCGGCACCAACCTGGCGAACGACTACTACGACCACGAGCGTGGCGGTGACACGTCGGCGCGGGTGGGGCCGCAGCGCGTCACGCAGGCGGGGCTCATTCCGCCGGCGGCCGTACGGCGGGCGGCCTTCCTGACGTTCGGAGCGGCGCTGCTGGTAGGGATCTATCTCGTCGGCGTGGGAGGCTTGCCCATCCTCGTGATCGGCGTGCTGTCCTTGCTCTCAGGATGGGCGTATACGGGCGGGCCGTTCCCCCTGGCCTACAACGGCCTGGGCGACCTGTTCGTTCTGATCTTCTTCGGCCCGGTGGCGGTGGGTGGCACCTATTGGGTGCAGGCCCTCGAGTGGAGAGGGGACCTGTTGTTGGCGGGGCTGGCGGTGGGTGCGCTCTCCACGGCCATCCTGGCCGCCAACAACCTGCGTGATCTCGCCACCGATCGCACGGCGGGCAAGCGCACGCTGCCGGTGCTGCTGGGGCGGAGCGCGGGGCGCGCCGAATACCTCGTCATGGTCGGCGCTGGGGTGTTGGCCCTGCCGATCGGTGTGTGGCTCTACGGGTGGCCCCGCTGGGTTCTGGTGGGCCTCGCGGTCGTAGCGGCGCTGGCTCGCCCGCTGCGCCTGGTGCTCCTGGAAGAAGACGCGCGTGCGCTGTTGCCGGCGCTCCCACTCACAGCGCGTGCAACCGGTCTGTTCGGCATCCTGGTCGGGCTGGCGTTCGCGGGGGCCGCACTGTAG
- the menB gene encoding 1,4-dihydroxy-2-naphthoyl-CoA synthase: MTKPDWQKVKDYEDITYHKSNGVARIAFNRPEVRNAFRPETLFELSEAFRDANEDTGIGVVLLTGNGPAQDGKYSFCSGGDQRVRGEAGYVGRDGVPRLNVLELQRFIRTMPKPVIALVAGYAIGGGHVLHVVCDLTIAADNAVFGQTGPKVGSFDGGFGSSYLARIVGQKKAREIWYLCRQYGAQEALDMGLVNKVVAVDQLEDEGYAWAQEILDKSPLAIRCLKAAFNADVDGQAGLQELAGNATLLFYMTEQGREGKNAFLEKRPPDFRQYPWLP, from the coding sequence ATGACGAAGCCGGATTGGCAGAAGGTCAAGGACTACGAAGACATCACCTATCACAAGAGCAACGGCGTCGCACGCATCGCGTTCAATCGACCCGAGGTCCGGAATGCGTTCCGGCCCGAGACGTTGTTCGAGCTGTCGGAGGCATTCCGCGATGCCAACGAGGACACGGGCATCGGGGTCGTACTGCTGACGGGGAATGGCCCGGCCCAGGACGGCAAGTACTCGTTCTGCTCGGGGGGCGATCAGCGGGTGCGGGGCGAGGCGGGCTACGTGGGTCGTGACGGAGTGCCGCGCCTCAACGTGCTCGAGTTGCAGCGCTTCATCCGTACCATGCCCAAGCCGGTCATCGCCCTGGTGGCGGGGTACGCCATCGGAGGCGGGCACGTCCTGCATGTGGTCTGTGACCTGACGATCGCCGCCGACAACGCCGTCTTCGGACAGACCGGTCCCAAGGTGGGCAGCTTCGACGGCGGGTTCGGCTCCTCCTACCTGGCCCGCATCGTGGGTCAGAAGAAGGCACGCGAGATCTGGTATCTGTGTCGCCAGTACGGAGCACAGGAAGCGTTGGACATGGGCCTCGTGAACAAGGTGGTCGCCGTCGACCAGCTGGAGGATGAGGGCTATGCGTGGGCGCAAGAGATCCTGGACAAGAGCCCGCTCGCCATTCGTTGCCTCAAGGCGGCCTTCAACGCCGACGTGGATGGGCAGGCGGGTCTGCAGGAGCTCGCTGGCAACGCCACCTTGCTCTTCTACATGACCGAACAGGGCAGGGAAGGGAAGAACGCGTTCCTGGAGAAGCGGCCGCCCGACTTCCGTCAGTATCCCTGGCTTCCCTGA
- a CDS encoding aminotransferase class V-fold PLP-dependent enzyme, with amino-acid sequence MPDRRSIPLSRRGFLRTTAAGVALSPFGACGAGVDDPAADRPPLRAPAGTSDAAWADVRAQFLLDPGVVYMNHASLGMPPAQVVEAVHSGYAAISREPLHGKHALQEQIADVVLPGLAALLGVAAHELSLTRNASEALHLQTVGARLEPGDEVLITTQEHPAGSRPWAFRQSRDGVAVREVFIPSPLPSTGEVLERMEAAFTPRTRAIAFCHVTRGGHRYPVRELAELAHARDLLCLVDGAQAVGQFPIDLSELGCDAYSASLHKWMLGPAGTGFLYVREEARSRIRTAFAHDATLEAPAYDPPGTADFPVRAALAASLDFVRTLGLGRIEERCRVLSDHLKARLAEVPGLTLVSGARELSAPASTIFVKGDLDALAAVPLIEERAGTHIDEHQRDGHNAIRVSTAFYNTTAEIDRLVEVIAEARA; translated from the coding sequence GTGCCCGATCGCCGATCCATCCCGCTTTCCCGGCGGGGCTTTCTGCGCACGACCGCGGCGGGGGTGGCACTGTCGCCCTTTGGGGCCTGCGGCGCGGGCGTGGACGACCCCGCAGCGGATCGACCCCCGCTACGCGCGCCCGCCGGCACGAGTGACGCCGCCTGGGCGGACGTGCGCGCGCAGTTCCTGCTCGATCCCGGCGTGGTGTACATGAACCACGCCAGTCTGGGCATGCCTCCGGCGCAGGTGGTCGAGGCCGTCCACTCGGGCTACGCCGCGATCTCCAGAGAGCCGCTGCACGGAAAGCACGCGCTGCAGGAGCAGATCGCCGATGTGGTGCTGCCGGGGCTGGCCGCGCTGCTGGGCGTCGCTGCCCACGAGCTCTCGCTGACCCGCAACGCCTCGGAAGCGTTGCACCTGCAGACGGTCGGCGCCCGGCTCGAGCCGGGTGACGAGGTGCTGATCACCACCCAGGAGCACCCCGCCGGATCGCGACCCTGGGCCTTCCGGCAAAGCCGCGATGGAGTGGCGGTGCGCGAGGTGTTCATCCCCAGCCCTTTGCCGAGCACAGGCGAGGTCCTGGAGCGCATGGAGGCGGCCTTCACCCCGCGCACGCGTGCCATCGCGTTTTGCCACGTCACGCGCGGTGGTCATCGCTACCCGGTGCGGGAATTGGCGGAACTGGCGCACGCGCGTGATCTCCTCTGCCTCGTGGACGGCGCCCAGGCGGTGGGTCAGTTCCCCATCGACCTGTCCGAGCTGGGTTGCGATGCCTACTCGGCCAGCCTTCACAAGTGGATGTTGGGGCCGGCCGGGACCGGGTTTCTGTACGTCCGGGAGGAGGCGCGCTCGCGCATCCGCACCGCCTTCGCGCACGATGCCACGTTGGAGGCGCCGGCCTACGATCCTCCGGGGACAGCCGACTTCCCGGTGCGCGCTGCCCTCGCCGCCTCTTTGGACTTCGTACGAACCCTTGGCCTGGGACGCATCGAGGAGCGCTGTCGCGTGCTGTCCGATCACCTGAAGGCGCGCCTGGCCGAGGTGCCGGGCCTGACACTGGTCAGCGGCGCTAGAGAGTTGAGCGCTCCGGCCTCGACGATCTTCGTCAAGGGTGATCTGGATGCCCTGGCGGCGGTTCCGCTCATCGAGGAGCGGGCTGGGACCCACATCGATGAACACCAGCGCGATGGGCACAACGCGATCCGCGTGTCCACTGCGTTCTACAACACCACCGCGGAGATCGATCGGTTGGTCGAGGTCATCGCGGAGGCACGCGCCTGA
- a CDS encoding DUF5698 domain-containing protein: MTVEALFSGPFGPLLIFGLRVVDVSMATMRTLLIVRGARRIVPVIGFFEALIWVLAVGSAIRHLDSVWHILGYGAGFATGNLVGLLIEDRIALGVSAIQAISPTHGGAIADALRAEGLGATQIGGYGLHGPVGVVQTVVQRRQVRHVLDVLRRIDPEAFVTVEEPRSIQRGWMFPYRRK; the protein is encoded by the coding sequence ATGACGGTCGAAGCCCTGTTCTCCGGCCCCTTCGGTCCCCTGCTCATCTTCGGCCTTCGCGTGGTGGACGTCTCGATGGCCACCATGCGGACGCTCCTGATCGTGCGCGGCGCGCGCCGGATCGTCCCCGTCATCGGCTTCTTCGAGGCACTGATCTGGGTGCTGGCGGTGGGGTCGGCCATCCGTCACCTGGACAGCGTCTGGCACATCCTGGGCTACGGGGCTGGGTTCGCGACCGGCAACCTGGTGGGTCTCCTGATCGAGGACCGCATCGCCCTGGGCGTATCCGCCATCCAGGCCATCTCCCCCACCCACGGCGGGGCCATTGCGGATGCCCTGCGCGCCGAGGGTCTGGGCGCCACCCAGATCGGCGGATACGGCTTGCATGGGCCCGTCGGTGTGGTCCAGACCGTCGTACAGCGGCGTCAGGTCCGACACGTGCTCGACGTCCTGCGCCGCATCGACCCTGAGGCGTTCGTCACGGTCGAGGAGCCGCGATCGATCCAGCGCGGGTGGATGTTCCCCTATCGGAGGAAGTAG
- a CDS encoding DUF6174 domain-containing protein, giving the protein MRALRIGMSTLAAGACGLALLAGAGACETLGFDSDRDRLQEARELWQDRGVGDYRLDVRRLCFCGYDVTRAVRVTVRSGVVVSRTYVDDGTVVGEAPGSFAGLPELFPDVEGLFAVVEDALDRDADQLDVTYDAEFGVPLNIVIDYRRNTADEELTFQAEAFTELPASG; this is encoded by the coding sequence GTGAGAGCGCTGCGAATCGGGATGTCGACGCTGGCTGCGGGAGCGTGCGGCCTGGCACTGCTGGCGGGCGCGGGGGCCTGCGAGACCCTGGGCTTCGATTCCGACCGCGATCGCCTGCAGGAGGCCCGTGAGTTGTGGCAGGACCGCGGCGTGGGTGACTACCGCCTCGACGTCCGGCGGCTTTGCTTCTGCGGCTACGACGTCACGCGCGCGGTGCGCGTGACGGTCCGCTCCGGGGTCGTCGTCTCCCGCACCTACGTCGATGACGGGACGGTGGTGGGAGAGGCCCCGGGCTCCTTCGCGGGCCTTCCGGAGTTGTTCCCGGACGTGGAGGGCCTCTTCGCGGTCGTCGAGGACGCGTTGGACCGGGACGCCGATCAGTTGGACGTCACCTACGACGCCGAGTTCGGCGTTCCGCTGAACATCGTCATCGACTACCGACGCAACACGGCGGACGAGGAGCTCACCTTCCAGGCTGAGGCCTTCACCGAGCTGCCTGCCTCGGGGTGA